The Trueperaceae bacterium genome contains a region encoding:
- a CDS encoding DUF4384 domain-containing protein — MRTIRLPFVQAIAACGLLLSACTITITPSPGVQITLSDEITDFRPTMGVGHTYRVGDRIEFLITTRRAGYVTLTAIDPDGTVYLLSRNVYVPGGSVVLPTREQRVVYNAAPPRGLHRVRASFTGEPTSGTVVYRGRRGDAEWSAAIELELRSYQVRDVAETHLYIY; from the coding sequence GTGAGAACCATCCGCCTGCCCTTCGTCCAGGCGATCGCGGCCTGCGGGCTGCTGCTCTCCGCCTGCACCATCACGATCACGCCCTCGCCCGGCGTCCAGATCACGCTGAGCGACGAGATCACCGACTTCCGTCCGACGATGGGCGTCGGCCACACCTACCGCGTCGGCGACCGCATCGAGTTCCTGATCACGACCCGGCGCGCCGGCTACGTGACGCTCACGGCCATCGACCCGGACGGCACCGTCTACCTGCTGTCGCGCAACGTGTACGTGCCGGGCGGCAGCGTGGTCCTCCCGACCCGGGAGCAGCGGGTCGTCTACAACGCGGCCCCGCCGCGCGGCCTGCACCGGGTGCGCGCCAGCTTCACCGGCGAGCCGACCTCGGGGACGGTCGTCTACCGCGGGCGGCGCGGCGACGCCGAGTGGTCGGCGGCCATCGAGCTCGAGCTGCGCTCCTACCAGGTGAGGGACGTCGCGGAGACCCACCTGTACATCTACTGA
- a CDS encoding helix-turn-helix transcriptional regulator, whose amino-acid sequence MKDTHDDKREREAERDDKEIDRDKPLYVISIAAELVDMHPQTLRLYERKGLIEPSRSSGKTRLYSQRNIEQLREIRRLTQELGVNLAGVEEIIRLRQRLDELQRSMEERIASLQAQLSGRSAATKSLPSAAEEGDDEG is encoded by the coding sequence TTGAAGGACACGCACGACGACAAGCGCGAGCGCGAGGCCGAGCGCGACGACAAGGAGATCGACCGCGACAAGCCGCTCTACGTCATCAGCATCGCCGCCGAGCTCGTCGACATGCACCCGCAGACGCTGCGGCTCTACGAGCGCAAGGGGCTCATAGAGCCCAGCCGCAGCTCGGGCAAGACGCGCCTCTACTCGCAGCGCAACATCGAGCAGCTCCGCGAGATCAGGCGCCTGACGCAGGAGCTCGGCGTGAACCTCGCCGGCGTGGAGGAGATCATCAGGCTCAGGCAGCGCCTCGACGAGCTGCAGCGCAGCATGGAGGAGCGCATCGCCAGCCTCCAGGCGCAGCTCAGCGGCAGGTCGGCCGCCACGAAGAGCCTGCCGTCGGCCGCGGAAGAGGGCGACGACGAGGGCTGA
- a CDS encoding DnaJ domain-containing protein, protein MTAAKRDPYEVLGVPRDADLEAIKSAYRRQAMRYHPDRNPGDAAAEERFKELSEAYALLRDPEARARYDRYGHPSAGGFTTPTYTAEQWREVFREADVPIDWSRVTAFGSTGNALFDALFGMVAGMLRGSGLLPGETREVRLDLTLGEAVNGATRRVRVPGPSTCALCRGTGRAALGAAAEGVAARTGPFDVATSGGVCPACGGRGVRRGTALVDVKVPKGTTSSTKLRLRGLGGPGSPPGDLLVDVEVALPPTAAVRGRDVHDRLPLLPWQAAGGARVDYEGVTVDVPPGSAAGSTLVVPGAGLGGGDLHLTVDVDLVGGALRAARGWLRKLASGGTA, encoded by the coding sequence GTGACGGCTGCGAAGCGCGACCCATACGAGGTGCTCGGCGTGCCGCGCGACGCCGACCTGGAGGCGATCAAGAGCGCCTACAGGCGGCAGGCCATGCGCTACCACCCCGACAGGAACCCCGGCGACGCGGCGGCCGAGGAGCGCTTCAAGGAGCTGTCCGAGGCGTACGCGCTGCTGCGCGACCCCGAGGCGCGCGCCCGCTACGACCGCTACGGTCACCCGTCGGCGGGTGGCTTCACGACGCCGACGTACACGGCCGAGCAGTGGCGGGAGGTGTTCCGCGAGGCGGACGTGCCGATCGACTGGTCGCGGGTCACCGCGTTCGGGTCGACTGGCAACGCCCTGTTCGACGCGCTCTTCGGGATGGTCGCCGGCATGCTCCGCGGCAGCGGGCTGCTGCCGGGGGAGACGCGCGAGGTGCGCCTCGACCTGACGCTCGGCGAGGCCGTGAACGGCGCCACGCGGCGGGTGCGCGTGCCCGGGCCGAGCACCTGCGCGCTGTGCCGCGGCACGGGCCGGGCCGCGCTGGGGGCGGCCGCGGAGGGCGTCGCGGCGCGCACGGGTCCGTTCGACGTGGCCACGTCCGGCGGCGTCTGCCCGGCGTGCGGCGGCAGGGGCGTGCGCCGCGGCACGGCCCTCGTCGACGTGAAGGTGCCGAAGGGCACCACCAGCAGCACGAAGCTGAGGCTCAGGGGCCTGGGCGGACCGGGCTCGCCTCCCGGCGACCTCCTCGTGGACGTCGAGGTCGCCCTGCCGCCCACCGCCGCGGTGCGGGGCCGCGACGTCCACGACCGCCTGCCCCTGCTGCCCTGGCAAGCCGCGGGCGGAGCCAGGGTCGACTACGAGGGGGTCACGGTGGACGTGCCGCCTGGCTCGGCGGCCGGCAGCACCCTCGTGGTCCCCGGCGCCGGCCTGGGCGGCGGCGACCTCCACCTGACCGTCGACGTCGACCTGGTCGGCGGAGCCCTGCGCGCCGCCCGCGGGTGGTTGCGTAAGCTTGCCTCCGGAGGGACGGCTTGA